One genomic window of Methanospirillum lacunae includes the following:
- a CDS encoding CotH kinase family protein produces the protein MKPKLYAGLILVTIVIASMGLVLAADSSLKMGNTDSKNLTFSSLPDYQVMFPQNSVQRIDIIITPEDWQKMLDDMTHRYGEFGNSSQMPMGGPGPGNPDEDGPGKGEMHQGLEMNQDDSDNPVVVPAKVTVQNVTLDKIGIRFKGQSSLSGSWREGSYKISMKLNCDEYEDENPELKNQKLFGFDELSLKSGFGDSSLIRDKVVPDIFRNAGVPAPETAFYQVYVDTGSGPVYFGLYTMIEDVADTMITSQFTNGSGNLYKAENIRTSSFANSSFNISGFSKETNKKKGSADLEQIYEALNSDLRTTDPAAWRSGLESILNVDEFITWLAANTIIQNWDTYGMASHNFFLYHNPEDGRFVWIPWDNNEALQNRSAGMGGNFGPGAGIGSENLSPAAGPGFARMPPEPGNDSPMNGPPGGQGIGGGMGGDHPLGGQLSLSLDEVDDQWPLIRYLMDDPVYHEKYVQAVEKVISGAFYPDNLKPLYTKNHDLIAPYVIGENGEQKGYTLLKSPEEFNSSLEALLSHADSRYTDTMAYLAEMKGNLAGAS, from the coding sequence ATGAAACCAAAATTGTATGCAGGATTAATTCTTGTAACTATAGTGATTGCCAGCATGGGTCTGGTTCTCGCAGCCGATTCCTCTTTAAAGATGGGTAACACGGATAGTAAAAATCTGACTTTTTCTTCATTACCTGATTATCAGGTTATGTTCCCGCAGAACTCTGTACAACGTATTGACATCATCATTACTCCTGAAGATTGGCAGAAGATGCTTGATGATATGACTCACAGATATGGTGAATTTGGGAATAGTTCACAGATGCCGATGGGTGGGCCGGGTCCTGGAAATCCTGATGAGGATGGTCCCGGAAAAGGAGAGATGCATCAAGGCCTGGAGATGAATCAGGATGATTCTGACAATCCTGTTGTTGTTCCCGCAAAAGTGACTGTCCAGAATGTTACTCTTGATAAAATTGGGATAAGGTTTAAAGGACAGAGTTCGCTCTCTGGTTCATGGAGAGAAGGATCTTACAAGATCTCCATGAAACTAAACTGTGATGAGTACGAGGATGAAAACCCAGAATTGAAAAATCAGAAACTCTTTGGATTTGACGAACTCAGCCTGAAGAGCGGGTTTGGTGACAGTTCCCTGATTCGTGATAAGGTTGTCCCTGATATCTTCCGGAATGCCGGTGTTCCTGCCCCGGAAACTGCCTTTTACCAGGTATATGTGGACACCGGAAGCGGACCTGTATACTTTGGATTGTACACAATGATCGAAGATGTTGCGGATACAATGATTACTTCACAGTTCACGAATGGGTCTGGCAATCTGTACAAGGCAGAAAACATTCGTACATCGTCCTTTGCAAACTCATCCTTTAATATTAGCGGGTTTAGTAAGGAGACCAACAAGAAGAAAGGGTCCGCTGATCTTGAACAGATTTACGAAGCCCTGAACTCAGATCTCCGAACAACAGATCCTGCTGCATGGCGTTCAGGTCTTGAATCAATTCTCAATGTGGATGAGTTCATCACCTGGCTTGCAGCAAACACCATCATTCAGAACTGGGACACCTATGGTATGGCGTCTCATAATTTCTTCTTATACCATAATCCGGAAGATGGTCGGTTTGTCTGGATCCCCTGGGACAATAATGAGGCATTGCAGAATCGGTCTGCAGGGATGGGTGGCAACTTTGGACCAGGTGCTGGAATAGGATCAGAAAACCTGTCACCAGCTGCGGGACCTGGGTTTGCCAGGATGCCACCTGAACCTGGAAATGATTCCCCGATGAATGGACCACCCGGGGGTCAAGGCATTGGTGGAGGAATGGGAGGTGATCATCCGTTGGGTGGTCAGTTAAGCCTCAGCCTTGATGAAGTTGATGACCAGTGGCCGCTCATAAGATATCTTATGGACGATCCGGTGTACCATGAGAAGTATGTTCAAGCGGTTGAGAAGGTAATATCTGGAGCATTTTATCCAGATAATCTGAAACCGCTCTATACTAAAAATCATGATCTCATTGCACCATATGTTATCGGGGAAAATGGAGAACAGAAGGGTTATACTCTGCTCAAAAGTCCTGAAGAATTTAATTCATCACTTGAAGCTTTGCTCTCTCATGCAGATTCCAGGTACACCGATACAATGGCGTACCTGGCAGAGATGAAAGGCAACTTAGCCGGGGCTTCCTGA
- a CDS encoding TrmB family transcriptional regulator, translated as MTDKFHQPLISALNTLGLTTYEAKVYAALVLYDQAGARDLIEFLHISKPSIYESLQKLQDMGLVFKKYTKPAVYAPVHPETALRILLETHTQAASIAAEELDRLKREKITEELDEAVWSVYGNTVVEHKILDLITGADHKIDCVMGERYLPIFFKTKIRCPAISLTIISDNLIQEQELIERFKSKDVTIRLFTPPGPDCLPHPPDSNPDIDQYIEIRNILDLVIDDREAFSIPPIRAKKVSGLHSSNKVIILMTRDRISNFSRHLEGCQAPSHKKDG; from the coding sequence ATGACAGACAAGTTCCACCAACCTCTTATCTCTGCTCTCAATACGCTCGGTCTTACAACATACGAGGCTAAAGTATATGCAGCACTTGTCCTGTATGATCAGGCAGGAGCCAGGGATCTCATCGAATTCCTGCACATTTCAAAACCAAGTATCTACGAAAGCCTTCAAAAATTACAAGATATGGGCCTTGTTTTTAAAAAATATACTAAACCTGCCGTATATGCGCCAGTACACCCTGAAACCGCCCTCCGTATTCTTCTTGAAACTCATACCCAGGCTGCTTCAATTGCAGCAGAAGAGTTAGACCGACTCAAAAGAGAGAAGATAACAGAAGAACTGGATGAGGCTGTCTGGTCGGTATATGGGAATACCGTAGTAGAACATAAAATCCTGGATCTTATCACCGGGGCTGACCATAAGATTGACTGTGTTATGGGAGAACGTTATCTCCCCATATTCTTTAAAACAAAAATCAGATGCCCGGCCATTTCTCTGACTATCATATCTGACAATCTAATACAGGAACAGGAGTTAATAGAGAGATTCAAGAGCAAAGATGTAACCATTAGACTTTTTACACCTCCCGGTCCTGATTGCCTGCCCCACCCACCGGACTCTAATCCTGATATAGATCAGTACATTGAGATCAGAAATATTCTAGACCTCGTGATTGATGATCGAGAGGCTTTTTCCATACCACCCATAAGGGCGAAAAAGGTATCAGGACTCCATTCTTCAAACAAGGTGATCATCCTGATGACCAGGGACAGAATATCAAATTTTTCTCGACACCTTGAGGGTTGCCAGGCACCTTCTCACAAAAAAGATGGTTAA
- a CDS encoding HNH endonuclease codes for MVDSDTISGPAGHPCLWCGNLTGSRKTYCSDICERRFLTWLETEPASVRGSRPPFWNLIRRQALERDGHQCQICGNTAELSVHHIVPLSEGGDSTLHNLRVLCHSCHQKEHGRHTSIVRKKKFRIRIRHQPMYIPATFFGDWINQSGGEVYPS; via the coding sequence ATGGTGGATTCAGACACCATTTCTGGTCCTGCCGGGCATCCCTGCCTTTGGTGTGGAAATTTGACCGGATCACGGAAGACGTACTGTTCTGATATCTGTGAAAGGCGGTTTCTCACCTGGCTGGAAACTGAACCTGCATCTGTCAGGGGAAGCAGGCCGCCATTCTGGAATCTTATCCGGCGTCAGGCCCTTGAGCGGGATGGACACCAGTGCCAGATCTGTGGTAATACTGCAGAGCTCTCGGTCCATCACATAGTTCCTCTTTCTGAAGGTGGTGATTCAACACTCCACAACCTTAGAGTTCTCTGTCATTCATGCCACCAGAAAGAGCATGGGCGGCACACGTCGATTGTCAGAAAGAAGAAATTTAGGATAAGGATACGACACCAGCCAATGTATATTCCTGCCACTTTCTTTGGAGACTGGATAAACCAGTCGGGAGGAGAGGTATATCCATCATAG
- a CDS encoding phosphohydrolase: MDSSSTPIPPNISELMGLDKYDIHTNTQSEFSEEEIRQRSLSLIANLVRSRLKTNKAWDLLSHDSDLVIHWECANYITVEKLGMNDHGRVHAIVATASALQILEYLIAGGIVPDIINSGMGDLDDAFLIVLTAALCHDIGNEVHRTDHISHSLLLASPILDRILPQIYEDQEKMARIRAFILGSIYTHHGEPKPLTIEAGAVCIGDATDMTTGRARTAYDQGRVSIHTISALSIDTVQIERGQEIPIVIAIRMSNSAGLYQVQEILGPKIAAGPLTPYIEVRIECSGETDGSEKQILSGMKFIQGTLIR, translated from the coding sequence ATGGACAGCAGTTCCACCCCGATTCCCCCAAACATTTCAGAACTGATGGGATTAGACAAATACGATATTCATACCAATACCCAGTCAGAGTTCTCAGAGGAAGAGATCAGACAGCGATCACTCTCTCTTATTGCCAACCTTGTGAGAAGCAGGCTTAAAACCAATAAAGCCTGGGATCTTCTCTCCCATGATTCCGACCTTGTAATACATTGGGAGTGTGCAAACTATATAACAGTCGAGAAACTTGGGATGAATGACCACGGAAGAGTTCATGCCATTGTTGCAACTGCATCTGCTCTTCAGATACTCGAATATCTCATCGCCGGAGGCATTGTTCCCGATATCATCAACTCAGGGATGGGTGATCTTGATGATGCCTTTTTGATAGTATTAACAGCTGCGTTATGTCACGATATAGGGAATGAGGTCCACAGAACAGATCATATTTCACACAGCCTTCTCCTTGCAAGTCCCATCCTCGATCGAATTCTCCCGCAGATCTATGAAGATCAGGAGAAGATGGCAAGAATCAGGGCATTCATTCTGGGATCGATCTACACCCATCATGGAGAGCCAAAACCCCTCACCATTGAAGCCGGAGCAGTCTGTATAGGGGATGCAACTGACATGACCACAGGGAGAGCGAGAACTGCCTACGATCAGGGGAGGGTTTCTATTCACACAATATCTGCACTATCTATCGACACAGTGCAGATAGAACGAGGACAGGAAATTCCAATAGTAATCGCTATCCGGATGTCAAACTCTGCGGGCCTCTATCAGGTACAGGAAATTTTGGGACCAAAGATCGCAGCCGGCCCACTCACCCCATACATAGAAGTAAGAATTGAGTGCAGCGGTGAAACCGATGGATCGGAGAAGCAGATTTTGAGTGGAATGAAATTCATCCAGGGCACACTAATCAGGTAA
- a CDS encoding phosphate ABC transporter substrate-binding protein — protein sequence MMNSKTAMLGCILIGLLLCSVLMAGCTGNSSGQTEKKVTPANTTTAVKATSGGSVLTVAGSTTVLPVAAKAAESFMTAHPGIDVQVTGGGSGAGVKAAGEGTTMIGMASRDLTSDEKTKYPGLKTHQIAIDGLAFITNPKNPIPSLTLEQVKKIYDGNITNWKDVGGSDAAIVVVGRDSASGSRDFMTSSVMKNADYVKTQLEKNSNGAVQQTIAQTENAIGYVGLGYIDSSVHAVPVSVNGTTITPSIETVKAGTYPLARPLYLLTKGEPSGDATNFIAYIDSPDGQKLVTEEGFVTLNK from the coding sequence ATGATGAATTCAAAAACCGCTATGTTAGGATGTATTCTGATTGGCCTTCTTCTGTGCTCTGTTCTGATGGCAGGTTGCACTGGTAATTCTTCAGGCCAGACTGAAAAGAAAGTCACCCCTGCAAACACTACCACTGCCGTAAAAGCCACATCCGGTGGATCAGTTCTCACTGTTGCCGGATCAACCACTGTCCTGCCTGTAGCAGCAAAAGCTGCAGAATCATTTATGACTGCTCACCCCGGTATCGATGTACAGGTGACTGGAGGAGGATCTGGTGCAGGAGTTAAGGCAGCAGGTGAAGGTACTACCATGATTGGAATGGCTTCACGTGACCTTACTAGTGATGAGAAGACAAAGTACCCGGGCCTGAAGACTCACCAGATTGCAATCGATGGTCTGGCGTTCATTACAAATCCGAAAAACCCTATTCCATCATTGACTCTGGAGCAGGTCAAAAAGATCTATGATGGTAACATCACCAACTGGAAAGATGTCGGAGGAAGTGACGCTGCAATCGTTGTAGTCGGCCGTGATAGTGCTTCAGGTTCACGGGACTTCATGACCTCATCTGTAATGAAGAATGCAGATTATGTCAAGACCCAACTTGAGAAGAACTCGAACGGTGCTGTCCAGCAGACCATCGCCCAGACAGAAAATGCTATCGGATATGTAGGACTTGGATATATCGATTCCAGTGTTCATGCAGTTCCCGTTTCGGTGAACGGAACTACTATCACTCCAAGTATTGAGACCGTAAAAGCAGGTACCTATCCACTTGCACGCCCTCTTTACCTCCTGACCAAGGGAGAGCCTTCAGGCGATGCAACAAATTTCATTGCATATATTGACAGTCCTGATGGACAGAAACTCGTCACAGAAGAAGGGTTTGTAACCCTTAACAAGTGA
- a CDS encoding methyl-accepting chemotaxis protein, translating into MNANNAGSSRPGDLELLIRLLTSSSDNHTDWSEEVRVFPSPILVCDGMLTILNANDAFYLTSGYASRSLSGSHLKDIPMSLLSGESVWDAALMRKPASSVVEFRFPSRSDLYQTTALPVMDGNGSLIYLLLILAEIREDDDLPSYDKIRRSWSDHAEILVESDGTILSISHLAASYLGVNPTTSRGIRLQTLSHFQATEIPGDQILEKILAVREEDEPVSFLLPGLCSFLVQADRRMIPLLKRHVVHLLITPLPSGISSIPDGFLELCSLIDSTTDPGASDLQKCCQTVRQICTDISGGHLMCGGHQNPRDLMSQVQGLISERALLQDVILSSDPEIPDDAIMSTRTRMTLLMIESFRHDLGIHPGGLCSQPAVSLTPLNLNEYKGLFADIGEIFNEALIKSREEERAPEQSGDSLHHEISNLCKQFTSGNLSVRLDPGQFQENEQVSDLVLDMNQMLDSVEAQYRVLATTIEQLKTGWIPVSVGDIPSGPFEGMIRDLDEALSSLQMMIATVESLTMSVMHGDLSTRGDLSGLSGYYQALVTGMNRMIGLIHAPLEEVRRVSGEYALCRFDARMDENISYPGDFENLKASLDAIGIYCQGVVSEIDRVCSGYADGDFANRMGRKLEVTGDFVTIRSSLDNIGVRISESILDLKSTSTTMNNEADLMREGIASVAGQAETLAAYAYSVSERAGQVKNEVQQMIKGTDAAMHSLRLMTSKSESVADISSRADEISSRGIELAGKSRDGMDAISGATELIAARTIRIQEELGRIHKIIGLVTDITSQTNLLAVNAAIEAAQAGNAGKGFAVVASEVKRLALDSKSALVGISDTLQSLNKAFEEVRDGVDGAREEVKTRSIAVKEMVNMFQNMSCEIGTIAIMSRGVVQVADEQEEMIQILDRRAQVIGDLMQETTKDADASSQACNESCRSVEEISLHIETVAGLAGRIHSDISRFNV; encoded by the coding sequence ATGAACGCAAATAATGCAGGTTCATCAAGACCTGGCGATCTCGAATTGCTGATCCGTCTTCTCACTTCATCGTCAGATAATCACACTGACTGGAGCGAAGAAGTCAGGGTCTTTCCGTCTCCGATTCTTGTCTGCGACGGTATGCTGACCATCCTTAATGCAAACGATGCCTTCTACCTCACATCAGGGTATGCATCAAGATCCCTGAGTGGCAGTCATCTGAAGGATATCCCGATGTCACTTCTGTCAGGTGAATCTGTCTGGGATGCTGCTTTGATGAGAAAACCCGCAAGTAGTGTTGTTGAGTTTAGGTTCCCTTCCAGGTCTGATCTCTATCAAACCACTGCCCTGCCTGTGATGGATGGAAATGGGTCACTCATCTATTTGTTGCTTATTCTGGCTGAAATCAGAGAGGATGATGATCTCCCTTCGTATGACAAAATCCGGCGTTCCTGGTCAGATCATGCTGAAATACTTGTTGAATCTGATGGAACTATCCTCTCAATATCTCATCTGGCCGCATCATATCTAGGAGTAAATCCAACTACCTCCCGTGGAATAAGGTTACAAACCCTTTCTCACTTTCAGGCAACAGAAATCCCTGGTGATCAGATTCTGGAGAAGATTCTTGCTGTCAGGGAAGAGGATGAACCAGTGTCTTTTCTGTTACCAGGGTTATGTTCTTTCCTAGTGCAGGCTGACCGGAGAATGATTCCTCTTCTCAAACGCCATGTTGTTCACCTCCTGATCACTCCCTTGCCTTCCGGGATATCTTCCATTCCTGACGGATTTTTAGAATTGTGCTCGCTAATAGACAGTACCACGGATCCCGGTGCCTCTGATCTGCAAAAATGCTGCCAGACTGTCCGGCAGATTTGCACTGATATTTCAGGTGGGCATCTAATGTGCGGGGGTCACCAGAATCCCAGGGATCTGATGTCACAGGTACAGGGGCTAATATCTGAACGGGCTCTCCTTCAGGATGTTATCCTCTCCTCTGACCCTGAAATTCCTGATGATGCCATAATGAGCACACGGACGCGGATGACGTTGCTTATGATAGAGTCTTTTCGCCACGATCTGGGTATTCATCCCGGTGGTTTATGTTCTCAACCGGCCGTTTCTCTCACCCCTCTTAACCTTAATGAGTACAAGGGATTGTTTGCAGATATTGGTGAAATTTTTAATGAGGCACTTATTAAGTCCAGGGAAGAGGAACGTGCTCCAGAACAGTCAGGAGATTCATTGCATCATGAGATATCCAATCTCTGTAAGCAGTTTACATCCGGTAATTTGTCTGTCCGTCTAGATCCTGGTCAATTTCAGGAGAATGAACAGGTTTCAGACCTGGTATTGGATATGAACCAGATGCTCGACTCGGTGGAGGCCCAGTACAGAGTACTAGCAACAACCATCGAACAGTTGAAAACCGGTTGGATTCCTGTGTCAGTTGGAGATATTCCTTCTGGCCCGTTTGAAGGAATGATCAGGGATCTCGACGAAGCCCTGAGTTCACTTCAAATGATGATTGCAACAGTGGAATCGCTGACAATGTCGGTGATGCATGGTGATCTCTCGACACGAGGTGATCTCTCTGGTCTTTCAGGTTACTACCAGGCACTGGTAACCGGGATGAACCGGATGATTGGCCTTATTCATGCACCGCTTGAAGAAGTTAGGAGGGTGAGTGGTGAGTATGCCCTTTGCAGGTTTGATGCACGGATGGATGAAAATATCTCATATCCTGGAGATTTTGAGAACCTGAAAGCCTCACTTGATGCAATAGGTATCTATTGTCAGGGTGTGGTCAGCGAGATTGACCGTGTGTGCAGCGGTTATGCTGACGGAGATTTCGCGAACCGGATGGGGAGAAAACTCGAAGTAACTGGTGATTTCGTCACTATCAGGTCGTCTCTTGACAATATTGGGGTCAGGATCTCTGAGAGTATTCTGGATCTCAAGAGTACTTCCACCACCATGAACAATGAGGCTGATCTCATGAGAGAAGGGATAGCCTCAGTTGCAGGTCAGGCAGAGACGCTCGCTGCTTATGCGTATTCTGTTTCAGAACGGGCTGGTCAGGTCAAAAATGAAGTCCAGCAGATGATAAAGGGGACTGATGCCGCAATGCATTCCCTTCGATTGATGACATCAAAGTCTGAATCTGTTGCAGATATCTCATCCAGAGCTGATGAAATCTCGTCCCGGGGAATTGAACTTGCAGGAAAGAGTAGAGACGGCATGGATGCAATATCAGGTGCGACTGAACTCATCGCTGCAAGAACAATCAGAATACAGGAGGAACTTGGCAGAATACACAAGATCATAGGCCTTGTTACCGATATTACGAGCCAGACAAACCTGCTCGCAGTAAATGCCGCAATAGAAGCTGCCCAGGCTGGAAACGCAGGTAAAGGGTTTGCAGTTGTAGCTTCAGAAGTAAAACGACTGGCTCTAGATTCAAAGAGTGCACTGGTGGGAATTTCAGATACCCTCCAATCACTAAATAAGGCGTTTGAAGAGGTAAGGGATGGGGTTGATGGTGCACGAGAGGAAGTAAAAACACGGAGTATTGCGGTAAAAGAGATGGTAAACATGTTTCAGAATATGTCCTGTGAGATAGGAACCATCGCTATAATGAGCAGGGGGGTAGTTCAGGTTGCTGATGAGCAGGAAGAGATGATTCAGATCCTTGATAGACGTGCACAGGTAATTGGTGATCTAATGCAGGAGACAACAAAAGACGCTGATGCATCATCACAGGCTTGTAATGAATCCTGCCGTTCTGTTGAGGAAATCTCTCTGCATATCGAGACTGTTGCAGGCCTTGCAGGTCGTATTCACTCTGATATTAGCAGGTTTAATGTCTGA
- a CDS encoding response regulator, with translation MRTFRQPGHIHILHLDDEPIILEITRMYLEKTGKISVDTTTSPQEAIKKLSSFRYDAVVSDYEMPVMDGIEFLKEIRDCGHDLPFILFTGRGREEVVIRAFNNGATFYLQKGGDPGSQFAELAKKVLHAAGQYRTKQKIHHLYQIFQALREVSGTLHGDEEIERKLQNVCRIISSGRGYHNVRVVIFDRDGGVRSVYHAGLESRINDLITYLKAGNRTSCTRRAIVQSLEPVICEPNQTCMECPLYPDHQGQYALTMRLEHAGEVYGVLSVTLSGDYASDPDELAMFSELCSEIAYAIHHYALEEEQTAMEALMGTSRKLHIINSITRHDIRNQLTIQMNSYELLLECAEANPEIRPYVAAIGSSINSIHEHLVFSDVYQKIGIQRPRWLSVGAIIEGITCSHEFGDLAILHSTGMVEVYTDVMFGKIISNLIENAIMHGKRVTTVRISFMEEINGGVLVVEDDGVGVPDDLKEKIFERGFGSNTGLGLYYTREILGITGMGIAETGQNLKGARFEIHIPKKGYRIKNGHDVSGRISLPVSEG, from the coding sequence ATGAGAACTTTCCGGCAGCCTGGCCATATCCACATTCTTCATCTTGATGATGAACCGATCATTCTGGAGATCACCAGGATGTACCTCGAAAAAACCGGGAAAATCTCTGTTGATACGACTACAAGCCCACAGGAAGCCATAAAGAAACTCTCCTCTTTCAGATATGATGCGGTTGTTTCAGACTATGAGATGCCTGTCATGGATGGGATAGAGTTTCTCAAAGAGATCAGGGACTGTGGGCATGATCTTCCGTTCATCCTATTCACCGGGAGAGGTCGTGAAGAGGTCGTCATCAGGGCATTTAACAACGGTGCCACGTTCTATCTTCAAAAAGGAGGAGATCCGGGATCCCAGTTTGCAGAACTTGCAAAAAAAGTCCTTCATGCTGCCGGACAGTACAGAACAAAGCAGAAAATCCACCACCTATACCAGATATTTCAGGCACTCCGTGAGGTATCAGGGACTCTGCACGGTGATGAGGAGATCGAGAGAAAACTTCAGAATGTATGCAGGATCATCTCTTCAGGCCGTGGGTATCATAATGTCCGGGTCGTCATTTTTGACCGGGATGGTGGTGTCAGGTCAGTGTATCATGCAGGCCTTGAAAGCCGGATCAATGATCTCATCACGTATCTCAAGGCAGGAAATCGGACCTCCTGCACTCGTCGTGCCATAGTACAGAGTCTAGAACCGGTGATCTGTGAGCCTAATCAGACCTGCATGGAATGTCCTCTCTATCCTGATCATCAGGGACAATATGCCCTGACCATGAGGCTTGAGCATGCCGGTGAAGTTTACGGAGTGCTGTCTGTCACCCTTTCGGGTGATTACGCATCCGATCCTGATGAACTGGCCATGTTTTCTGAGTTGTGCAGTGAGATTGCCTATGCAATCCACCATTATGCTCTTGAAGAAGAGCAGACTGCAATGGAGGCACTAATGGGGACGAGCAGGAAATTGCACATCATTAATAGTATTACCAGGCATGACATCAGGAACCAACTTACCATCCAGATGAACTCGTATGAACTCCTGCTTGAGTGTGCAGAAGCTAACCCCGAGATTAGGCCGTATGTTGCTGCAATTGGTTCTAGTATAAACAGCATTCATGAGCACCTGGTTTTCTCTGATGTGTATCAGAAAATAGGGATTCAGAGGCCGAGATGGCTCTCTGTAGGTGCAATAATAGAAGGGATCACTTGCTCTCATGAGTTTGGCGATCTTGCTATCCTTCACTCTACCGGAATGGTTGAAGTCTATACTGATGTGATGTTTGGCAAAATTATTAGCAACCTGATAGAGAACGCAATCATGCATGGAAAACGGGTCACTACTGTCAGGATCAGTTTTATGGAGGAGATTAATGGCGGTGTTCTGGTCGTAGAGGATGATGGGGTTGGAGTGCCAGATGATCTCAAAGAGAAGATCTTTGAACGCGGGTTTGGGAGTAACACCGGCCTTGGGCTCTATTATACAAGAGAAATTCTGGGAATCACCGGGATGGGCATTGCAGAGACCGGGCAAAACCTGAAAGGTGCAAGATTTGAAATCCATATCCCGAAGAAAGGATACCGTATCAAGAACGGACATGATGTGTCCGGAAGGATTTCCCTGCCGGTGAGCGAGGGATGA
- a CDS encoding HAMP domain-containing protein translates to MFRVNKEIIFRIIIDPAFSSSLHEIPEASSHKKCPSAAWVHGRSNMTSMINSIMTKLTAGFVILVLVISGLTFLFTYGASSGKIQESTQQELLALASITAADLNGNEIAKLQPGMESEVLYIMNAEQLAKMAKSDPDIVKIYTLRNGSSDIEYVVDSGYNTGKRNFRIGDVESTPTGAMKDAFSERQVEPEFVNRPWGTVLAAYAPIKDAKGQVIGIVGVDMDAGVVQGRMNFVGQTIYLILILGIICAGLIIAVFSRTMIRDIHILIDSANRISRGETDVTISISRNDEIGELASSFKRMVTSLKILMHQDYQE, encoded by the coding sequence ATGTTCAGGGTTAATAAAGAGATTATATTCAGAATTATTATTGATCCAGCATTCTCATCATCCCTTCATGAAATACCAGAAGCATCCTCTCACAAAAAATGCCCCTCTGCAGCCTGGGTGCATGGGAGAAGCAATATGACGTCCATGATCAATTCGATCATGACAAAACTCACCGCTGGTTTTGTTATCCTCGTTTTGGTTATATCAGGGCTTACCTTCCTCTTCACCTATGGAGCCTCTTCAGGAAAAATTCAGGAGTCAACCCAGCAGGAACTGCTGGCGCTGGCTTCAATAACTGCAGCGGATCTGAATGGTAATGAAATTGCCAAGTTACAGCCAGGAATGGAATCTGAAGTTCTGTACATTATGAATGCAGAACAACTCGCAAAAATGGCAAAATCAGATCCTGATATTGTCAAGATATATACTCTGCGTAATGGCAGTTCAGACATAGAATATGTTGTAGACTCCGGATACAATACAGGAAAGCGAAATTTCAGGATTGGCGATGTTGAATCTACACCAACTGGGGCGATGAAAGACGCCTTCTCTGAACGACAGGTTGAACCGGAGTTTGTAAATCGCCCTTGGGGAACCGTACTTGCAGCATATGCCCCGATAAAAGATGCAAAAGGTCAGGTTATCGGGATCGTCGGTGTTGATATGGATGCCGGAGTGGTTCAGGGCAGGATGAACTTTGTCGGACAGACGATCTATCTCATTCTGATCCTTGGAATTATCTGTGCCGGTCTGATTATCGCGGTCTTTTCTCGGACAATGATCAGGGATATTCACATCCTTATCGATTCTGCAAACCGGATAAGCAGGGGAGAGACAGACGTAACGATCTCTATCTCACGCAATGATGAGATCGGTGAGCTAGCCTCCTCATTCAAGCGAATGGTCACCAGTTTGAAGATTCTCATGCATCAGGATTATCAGGAGTGA